In Legionella lytica, one genomic interval encodes:
- a CDS encoding REP-associated tyrosine transposase, which produces MHYRRMLIPGATYFFTLNLQNRNSRLLTNQIAALRDAFKRVQQIHHFYIDAIIILPEHLHMIITLPPNALDYSKRLSRIKAIFSMQIQSYESISISRQKKRERGIWQRRFWEHMIRDQSDYEHHINYIHYNPVKHGYVKNPSDWPYSSIHRFIRQGIFSEGWASDASLMRSGFGEW; this is translated from the coding sequence ATGCATTACAGAAGGATGCTAATACCTGGCGCCACGTATTTTTTCACATTAAATTTGCAAAACAGAAACAGCAGGTTACTTACAAACCAAATCGCAGCCTTAAGAGATGCTTTCAAAAGGGTTCAGCAGATACATCACTTTTATATCGATGCCATTATTATCTTACCGGAACACTTGCATATGATAATAACTTTGCCGCCCAATGCTCTTGACTATTCTAAACGATTAAGCCGAATAAAAGCGATTTTTTCCATGCAAATACAATCTTATGAATCAATATCAATTTCTCGACAGAAAAAACGTGAACGTGGTATTTGGCAACGCAGGTTTTGGGAGCACATGATAAGGGACCAATCAGATTATGAGCATCACATTAATTACATCCATTATAATCCGGTGAAACACGGTTATGTCAAAAATCCTTCTGATTGGCCTTATTCAAGTATTCATCGTTTTATTCGCCAAGGGATATTTAGTGAGGGCTGGGCGAGTGATGCTTCTTTGATGCGATCTGGTTTTGGTGAGTGGTGA
- a CDS encoding FAD-dependent oxidoreductase, protein MNLQFNVLIIGGGVVGLTAAIAMAQRGYTIAVIDAGSLTVDTSKTDMRVYAINQASQTLLQRLGVWRHLEPSRLSPYSQMYVWDAVNGAHIDFDSRCVASSHLGTIIEESILKQALLQQAAQYPEIHLFPGCCVDAVHEDVQGIKVSSQHQSWEGQLLMVADGANSPVRQKLKVALTTWPYQQQAIVATVAVEKAHQHTAYQVFNPDGPLAFLPLANPNECSIVWSTESERAKKLMECSDEQFNEELTKAFAKKLGSVHLISTRHQFPLQMRHVKQYTGARWLLLGDAAHTIHPLAGLGLNVGLADINAWLQCLDATPNNLVSKKALGAYQRERKHAVWQTIALMEGFKRLFSNSFTPIVTLRGLGLGFCNTFMPIKRLFIQHARGVG, encoded by the coding sequence ATGAATTTGCAGTTTAACGTACTAATCATTGGTGGTGGGGTTGTTGGTTTAACCGCAGCAATTGCCATGGCCCAACGTGGTTATACCATTGCCGTGATTGATGCCGGTTCATTAACGGTTGATACTAGCAAAACCGATATGCGGGTTTATGCGATTAATCAAGCCTCACAGACTTTATTACAGCGATTAGGGGTATGGCGGCATTTAGAGCCATCGCGCTTGTCTCCCTACAGCCAAATGTATGTGTGGGATGCCGTCAATGGCGCCCATATCGATTTTGATTCACGTTGTGTGGCCAGCTCCCATCTGGGCACCATTATCGAGGAATCAATTCTAAAGCAAGCTTTACTACAACAAGCGGCGCAATATCCGGAAATTCATTTATTCCCTGGCTGTTGTGTGGACGCAGTACATGAAGACGTTCAAGGCATTAAAGTATCCAGTCAGCACCAGAGCTGGGAAGGGCAGTTGTTAATGGTCGCCGATGGTGCCAATTCACCGGTGCGGCAAAAGCTCAAGGTTGCCTTAACGACCTGGCCGTATCAACAACAGGCAATCGTGGCAACGGTAGCCGTAGAAAAAGCCCATCAACATACGGCCTATCAAGTATTTAATCCCGATGGTCCTTTAGCCTTTTTACCTTTGGCAAATCCTAATGAATGCTCCATTGTTTGGTCCACCGAATCGGAACGCGCTAAAAAGCTCATGGAATGCAGCGATGAGCAATTTAATGAAGAGTTAACCAAGGCTTTTGCTAAAAAATTAGGTTCCGTTCATTTAATCAGTACTCGCCATCAATTCCCTTTGCAAATGCGGCATGTGAAGCAGTATACCGGAGCTCGTTGGTTACTGCTCGGCGATGCGGCACATACGATTCATCCTTTAGCTGGCCTAGGTTTAAATGTGGGGTTGGCGGATATTAATGCGTGGTTGCAATGCTTGGATGCTACACCCAACAATTTAGTCTCTAAAAAGGCCTTGGGAGCCTATCAACGTGAACGCAAACATGCGGTTTGGCAAACGATCGCGCTGATGGAAGGATTCAAGCGCTTATTTAGTAACTCATTCACGCCAATAGTTACTTTACGCGGATTGGGCTTGGGGTTTTGTAATACCTTTATGCCAATTAAGCGCCTGTTTATTCAGCATGCTCGTGGTGTGGGTTAA
- the ubiH gene encoding 2-octaprenyl-6-methoxyphenyl hydroxylase, with protein MTKKEIDILIIGGGLTGATLLLALQGLGFSCLLVDAHALGHKINPDFDARSLALSPATQRILTMLGVWEHLQAQATPIEMIHVSDQSHFGASRLYGEIDAPLGHVVEMQYINRALHQRLDPLQILAPATVESLDLNTKTVTINTEAGQINVAARLIVAADGTHSALRRFCGLPSQTKLYGQQGIVANIGLSQPHAGRAYERFTVHGPLALLPMQENRMSLVWAVPAKEASQLLTLSDDEFLRQLQQTFGYRLGRFTKTGKRSSFPLQQVLMSQQVKESVVFVGNAAHTLHPVAGQGFNLGLRDVATLAQCIAKHGLNAEMLAQYVQLRAYDQRIITRFTDGLINLFTSRLPGLGIARGLGLVALDNIPSLKALLARYARGFGGVVPDLVCEIALNEHKA; from the coding sequence GTGACTAAAAAAGAAATAGATATTCTGATTATTGGCGGGGGCCTGACTGGGGCAACGTTACTATTAGCGTTGCAAGGGCTTGGGTTTAGTTGTTTGTTGGTGGATGCTCATGCTTTAGGACATAAAATCAATCCTGATTTTGATGCGCGTTCTTTGGCACTTTCTCCCGCGACTCAGCGTATTTTAACTATGCTTGGTGTTTGGGAACATTTGCAGGCACAGGCAACACCCATCGAGATGATTCATGTTTCGGATCAATCTCATTTTGGGGCATCGCGTTTGTATGGTGAGATTGATGCGCCTTTAGGCCATGTCGTGGAAATGCAGTATATTAATCGTGCCCTACATCAACGGTTGGACCCGCTGCAGATTTTGGCTCCAGCTACGGTTGAATCCCTGGATCTCAATACAAAGACGGTAACGATTAATACGGAAGCGGGACAAATAAATGTTGCTGCCCGTTTAATTGTTGCCGCTGATGGCACCCATTCTGCCTTACGACGTTTTTGTGGCTTACCGTCACAAACGAAGTTGTATGGTCAACAAGGTATTGTTGCCAATATCGGTTTAAGCCAGCCGCATGCTGGACGTGCTTATGAACGGTTTACCGTTCATGGTCCTTTGGCATTATTACCCATGCAAGAAAATAGAATGTCTTTAGTGTGGGCTGTTCCTGCTAAAGAAGCCAGCCAATTGCTGACCTTGTCTGATGATGAGTTTTTACGTCAATTGCAACAAACTTTTGGCTATCGATTGGGGCGTTTTACCAAAACCGGTAAGCGTTCCTCTTTTCCCCTACAGCAAGTGTTAATGTCACAGCAAGTTAAAGAGTCGGTGGTTTTTGTGGGAAATGCTGCACATACCTTACACCCGGTTGCAGGCCAAGGATTTAACTTAGGGCTTAGAGATGTGGCTACTTTAGCGCAATGTATTGCAAAACATGGTTTAAATGCGGAAATGCTGGCACAGTACGTACAACTACGTGCTTATGACCAACGTATAATTACGCGCTTTACCGATGGTTTAATTAACTTATTTACCAGTCGCTTACCAGGCTTAGGGATTGCACGTGGTTTAGGTCTGGTGGCTCTTGATAATATTCCTAGTTTAAAAGCTCTTTTAGCACGTTATGCTCGTGGATTTGGTGGCGTGGTTCCCGATTTAGTTTGTGAGATTGCCTTAAACGAACATAAGGCATAA
- the pepP gene encoding Xaa-Pro aminopeptidase produces the protein MITQQEYQARRNKLAQQLPEGSVAIIIAAHEQLRNGDAHYRFRQDSNFYYLTGFNEPDAILVLIAGKESQSILFNRPRNPAAEQWTGRRLGQQGAVEELGMQMAFSIDDVAEELPGLLGGKSAVYFSLARNAELEQLIMDSLSAVKDQVRRGVKAPNSLCDLDPILGEMRLVKSEAELDLMRQAARISVDAHLRAMRQCKEVHNEYQLEAELIYEFSRQGCRSVAYDPIVGSGENACVLHYTDNSHPLNAGDLVLIDAGGEYGNYAADITRTFPISGKFSPEQKSIYELVLKSQKAGIAAVKPGAPWNLVQQTIIRILTEGLCELGILQGEVNELIMQEAYRPFYMHNSGHWLGLDVHDSGLYKIDGEWRPLVPGMVLTVEPGLYISSNIPGVDKRWWGIGVRIEDDVAVTATGHEVLTGALPVDVADIEALMRD, from the coding sequence ATGATTACTCAGCAAGAATATCAGGCAAGAAGAAATAAGTTAGCGCAGCAACTTCCGGAAGGTAGTGTGGCGATTATTATCGCGGCACATGAACAGTTACGTAATGGGGATGCGCATTATCGTTTTCGCCAGGACAGTAATTTTTATTATTTGACCGGCTTTAATGAGCCGGACGCCATCTTAGTGCTGATCGCCGGAAAAGAAAGCCAAAGCATTCTCTTTAACCGCCCACGTAACCCTGCTGCGGAACAATGGACAGGTAGACGTCTGGGACAACAAGGAGCAGTGGAAGAGTTGGGAATGCAAATGGCTTTTTCTATTGACGATGTTGCCGAAGAGCTACCAGGTTTACTGGGTGGTAAATCAGCCGTTTATTTTTCTCTTGCCCGCAATGCTGAGTTGGAACAATTGATTATGGATTCCCTGTCTGCAGTCAAAGATCAGGTGCGCCGAGGGGTTAAAGCGCCAAATAGCCTGTGCGATTTGGATCCTATTTTAGGTGAAATGCGTCTAGTTAAAAGTGAGGCTGAGCTCGATTTAATGCGTCAAGCGGCGCGTATTTCAGTGGATGCTCATCTGCGTGCGATGCGTCAATGTAAAGAAGTGCATAACGAATACCAGTTAGAAGCTGAATTGATTTATGAGTTTAGCCGCCAGGGTTGCCGTAGTGTCGCCTATGATCCGATTGTTGGTAGTGGCGAAAATGCCTGCGTCTTGCACTATACGGATAATAGCCATCCTTTAAACGCGGGTGATCTGGTATTGATTGATGCCGGGGGCGAATATGGAAATTATGCTGCGGACATCACTCGAACTTTCCCCATCAGTGGTAAATTCAGTCCCGAACAAAAAAGTATTTATGAACTCGTACTTAAATCACAAAAAGCAGGTATTGCCGCAGTAAAACCAGGTGCACCCTGGAATTTAGTGCAACAGACCATTATTCGTATTTTAACGGAAGGCTTATGCGAATTGGGTATTTTGCAAGGTGAGGTCAATGAGTTAATTATGCAGGAAGCCTATAGACCTTTCTATATGCATAATTCAGGACATTGGCTTGGCTTGGATGTGCATGATAGTGGTCTTTATAAAATAGATGGCGAATGGCGGCCTCTAGTACCTGGAATGGTATTAACGGTTGAGCCGGGTTTATACATTAGCTCGAACATCCCTGGCGTAGATAAGCGGTGGTGGGGTATTGGAGTACGTATCGAAGATGATGTGGCAGTAACTGCTACTGGTCATGAAGTATTGACTGGGGCTTTACCTGTTGATGTGGCAGACATTGAGGCATTAATGCGTGACTAA
- a CDS encoding UPF0149 family protein yields the protein MSAENEHLTLPEYDHFVDAISFLSLPVSASSLHGMMCGYLCAGEDSQGESYLRALLNNKKDEQSRSALLALFAVFSISQQQITHFDFNFQMMLPHDDESLLQRALAFSEWCEGFTQALTLCGIGGDQFNEDEAQDALQHMIEFAELDCDTLDVGEEDERALMEVSEYARMAVIRLHADLMMNERNRGVTH from the coding sequence ATGTCTGCTGAAAATGAACATTTGACCTTACCTGAGTACGATCATTTTGTTGATGCGATTTCGTTTTTATCATTGCCGGTTTCTGCCAGTTCATTACATGGAATGATGTGTGGTTATCTTTGTGCTGGAGAGGATTCTCAGGGTGAATCGTATTTGCGCGCCTTGTTGAATAATAAAAAGGATGAACAAAGTCGCAGTGCTTTGCTGGCCTTATTCGCAGTTTTTTCTATCAGCCAACAACAAATTACCCATTTTGATTTTAATTTTCAAATGATGCTTCCTCATGATGACGAGTCTTTGTTGCAACGAGCTTTGGCATTTAGTGAATGGTGTGAAGGCTTTACTCAGGCCTTAACTTTATGTGGAATAGGGGGTGATCAGTTCAATGAGGACGAGGCTCAAGATGCCTTGCAACATATGATTGAGTTTGCCGAATTGGATTGTGATACTTTAGATGTAGGCGAAGAAGATGAACGTGCATTGATGGAAGTAAGCGAATACGCGCGTATGGCGGTAATTCGTTTGCACGCTGATTTAATGATGAATGAACGAAATCGTGGTGTAACCCATTAA
- a CDS encoding cell division protein ZapA: MTQTKSCSIKLLNKSYEIKCPEGEEANLILAAQKLNNQIMQNKKKTKQLDDFHTLLLAALDISHELVVCKSEQAQQHHQVTQFITSLEHKINKMVNGEIERAPEMD; encoded by the coding sequence ATGACACAAACAAAATCATGCTCTATTAAATTACTCAACAAATCTTATGAAATTAAATGCCCCGAGGGAGAGGAAGCGAATTTAATACTCGCGGCACAAAAGCTTAATAATCAAATCATGCAGAATAAAAAGAAAACCAAACAATTGGATGATTTCCACACGTTATTGTTGGCGGCCTTAGATATTAGCCATGAATTAGTGGTGTGCAAAAGCGAACAAGCGCAACAACACCATCAAGTCACTCAGTTTATTACTTCTTTAGAACATAAAATTAATAAGATGGTAAATGGCGAGATAGAACGCGCTCCAGAAATGGATTAA
- a CDS encoding FMN-binding glutamate synthase family protein — translation MRRQWYLGFAIIVLIALAIFIMLKDIRWFFVFLTPIIILWIYDLTQKKHTILRNFPVLGHIRYFLEFIRPEIQQYFIATDESELPYNRETRSLIYERAKNTRDTIPFGTERDILSIGYTWALHSLAPKHSSEVESRIQVGGPDCLQPYSASRFNISGMSFGALSGNAIMAMNKGAMLGGFYQSTGEGGLSPYHLQGGDLVFQIGTAYFGCRTAEGKFDEQEFALEANRKEVKMIEIKLSQGAKPSHGGILPAAKLTEEIAKARKVPMGKDVMSPIAHTAFSTPVGLLEFIKKLRELSGGKPIGFKLCLGRRDEFFAICKAMLETKILPDFITVDGAEGGTGAAPVEYTNFIGTPLEAGLVFVHNALVGIGVRDKIRIICSGKVANGFDILTNIALGADMCNAARAMMLATGCLQTKQCNANTCPTGVTTQNKRLQYGLVVDEKKQHVANFHKNTVKSFLEMVGALGLDNPSDLKPSHIMRRTGVDEVKSFEQIYDYLTPGQLLGRDIPASYKKDWETANPAHF, via the coding sequence ATGAGACGCCAATGGTATCTCGGTTTTGCAATCATAGTACTGATCGCCCTGGCGATATTTATCATGCTGAAAGACATCCGATGGTTTTTTGTATTTCTCACCCCCATCATCATTCTTTGGATTTACGACCTAACTCAGAAAAAACACACGATTTTGCGTAATTTCCCCGTACTGGGACATATACGCTATTTTTTAGAATTTATCCGTCCAGAAATCCAACAATACTTTATCGCCACCGATGAAAGTGAACTTCCCTATAATCGAGAAACACGCTCCTTAATCTATGAGCGTGCCAAAAACACACGCGACACCATTCCCTTTGGTACGGAACGCGATATTTTGAGTATTGGTTACACCTGGGCTTTGCATTCGCTAGCCCCTAAACACTCCTCAGAGGTCGAGTCACGCATTCAAGTTGGTGGTCCGGATTGCCTGCAACCGTATAGTGCCTCCCGATTTAATATTTCCGGCATGAGTTTTGGCGCATTATCTGGAAACGCGATTATGGCCATGAATAAGGGGGCTATGCTCGGTGGCTTTTACCAAAGTACCGGAGAAGGCGGTTTAAGTCCTTATCATTTACAAGGAGGGGATCTGGTTTTCCAAATCGGTACCGCCTATTTTGGTTGCCGCACCGCAGAGGGGAAATTTGATGAACAAGAATTTGCCCTAGAAGCGAATCGCAAAGAAGTAAAAATGATTGAAATCAAACTTTCTCAAGGTGCTAAACCCTCACATGGCGGGATTTTACCGGCAGCAAAACTTACCGAAGAAATTGCCAAGGCAAGAAAAGTACCCATGGGTAAAGATGTAATGTCTCCCATCGCCCACACGGCATTTAGCACCCCCGTTGGTTTATTAGAATTTATTAAAAAACTACGAGAACTCTCCGGGGGCAAACCCATCGGCTTTAAACTATGCTTAGGCCGCCGAGATGAATTTTTTGCGATTTGTAAAGCGATGTTAGAAACGAAGATTCTACCTGACTTTATTACAGTTGATGGCGCAGAAGGCGGTACTGGGGCCGCTCCGGTAGAATATACAAACTTTATTGGAACGCCCTTAGAGGCAGGTTTAGTCTTTGTTCATAATGCCCTGGTGGGCATTGGTGTTCGTGATAAAATTCGTATTATTTGTAGTGGAAAAGTGGCTAATGGCTTCGACATACTCACCAATATTGCTCTTGGCGCAGATATGTGTAACGCAGCTAGAGCCATGATGCTCGCCACTGGATGCCTACAAACCAAACAATGTAATGCCAATACCTGCCCCACTGGGGTTACAACTCAAAATAAACGCCTGCAGTATGGCTTGGTCGTTGATGAAAAAAAACAGCATGTCGCTAACTTTCATAAAAATACGGTAAAAAGCTTTTTAGAGATGGTTGGTGCATTGGGTTTAGACAACCCCAGTGATTTGAAACCTTCGCATATTATGAGACGTACTGGAGTTGATGAGGTTAAAAGTTTTGAGCAGATTTATGATTATTTAACTCCTGGACAATTGTTAGGTAGGGATATTCCCGCAAGTTACAAAAAAGATTGGGAGACCGCTAACCCAGCGCATTTTTAA
- a CDS encoding TolC family protein: MKQTIIFCSLLVILLGGCCKNCKVNEQVTYPKSTRTGIKYVQDKTELNRVAWWNKINDPQLTHLIVQALQTNDSIKGSYATIEQAQAQLKAAQYAWIPTFDASASGFTGGTWNPHITPSSQLANNAFFANFPRPRFRGYYAGFVPSYTVSGLSNVSNIKSAKASLAIQQAQMQSTKLSIISQMSGTYFMLLSQREQLAVERALTRDLKKLRQLEQVRFQKGASDLETLTSIDQQLAQEETRIPQIEGIIAQSENTIQLLLNQNPGPVRTQRSLLALKVKQIIPQQLPSSVLKNRPDIMIATNNVRMSYAQIGIAYAEFFPTISLTGLVGKASVDLTNLLKISTNLWVAQAVASMKVFNPSAYQNIKSAKAGFKATYYNYLATLRSAFADVDDALTNAQKNKLAYLQTKKGYLAAKRSYALALAQYTSGAKDYRTVINAKINLERSKLSLIQEKAQLLDGMVQVYTAVAGGYDVA, translated from the coding sequence ATGAAACAAACGATTATCTTTTGCTCTTTGTTGGTTATTTTGCTTGGAGGCTGTTGCAAAAATTGTAAGGTCAATGAGCAGGTGACTTACCCTAAGAGCACCCGTACTGGTATTAAATATGTCCAAGATAAGACTGAGCTAAATCGAGTTGCCTGGTGGAACAAGATCAATGATCCACAATTGACACATCTCATTGTTCAGGCGCTGCAAACCAATGACAGTATTAAAGGTTCCTACGCGACCATTGAACAAGCGCAAGCCCAGCTTAAGGCGGCTCAATATGCGTGGATTCCAACATTTGATGCCAGTGCTAGCGGCTTTACTGGTGGCACCTGGAATCCACATATTACTCCCAGCAGCCAGTTGGCCAATAACGCATTTTTTGCAAATTTTCCTAGACCTCGATTTAGAGGCTATTATGCGGGTTTTGTACCCAGTTATACGGTGAGTGGCTTAAGTAATGTTAGTAATATTAAATCGGCTAAAGCCTCTTTAGCGATACAACAAGCCCAGATGCAGTCAACCAAACTGAGCATCATTAGCCAAATGAGCGGTACCTATTTTATGCTCTTGAGTCAACGTGAACAGTTGGCTGTGGAGCGGGCATTAACTCGAGATTTAAAGAAATTGCGTCAACTGGAACAGGTACGTTTCCAAAAAGGAGCCAGCGACTTAGAAACGCTGACCAGTATTGACCAACAATTGGCACAAGAGGAAACAAGGATTCCGCAGATTGAAGGAATTATTGCTCAAAGTGAAAATACCATTCAGTTATTATTGAATCAAAACCCAGGACCGGTGAGAACGCAGCGCAGCTTATTGGCTCTTAAGGTAAAGCAGATTATTCCGCAACAACTGCCTTCATCGGTTTTAAAAAATCGTCCTGATATTATGATTGCCACTAATAATGTCAGAATGTCTTATGCCCAAATTGGGATTGCTTATGCAGAATTTTTTCCGACCATTAGTTTAACTGGTTTAGTTGGTAAGGCTTCTGTGGATTTAACGAATCTTTTAAAAATAAGTACTAATTTGTGGGTAGCCCAAGCAGTAGCCTCAATGAAGGTATTTAATCCAAGTGCCTATCAAAATATTAAATCAGCGAAAGCAGGGTTTAAAGCAACTTATTACAATTATTTAGCAACACTTCGTAGCGCGTTTGCGGATGTTGATGATGCACTGACTAATGCGCAAAAGAATAAGTTAGCCTATTTGCAAACGAAGAAAGGCTACCTGGCCGCCAAAAGATCTTACGCCTTGGCTTTAGCTCAATATACGTCTGGAGCGAAAGATTATCGTACGGTGATTAATGCTAAAATTAATTTGGAACGCAGTAAGTTGAGTCTAATTCAAGAGAAAGCTCAATTGCTTGATGGTATGGTGCAGGTTTATACCGCGGTTGCCGGTGGCTATGATGTCGCCTAA
- a CDS encoding ABC transporter permease, with translation MKLKHFQGISLARLTGLIRKEFILITRDRGTIAMLVILPIMLLILFGFAIEFDPKHLPTTIISYDNTPLTRSYVSGLEASGYFKVQTKASSEYEKDQDFANSKISLAFTIPPNFTRKYIRNENPQLLVEIDGSDPGSSAGALGNALPILNQTLDSFNKQGLGSPSPTKSSRSVNLTIHRLYNEANISSYNIVPGLIGVLLTLTMVMLTSTAITSEKEAGTMEMLLSTPLKPTEIILGKVIPYIVLGYLQLTSILVFGKLLINIPTEGSILLLYIAAAPFIIANLMVGMIFSTLASTPMQAMQLSVFYQLPSMFLSGYIFSFYGMPGWAQVIGSCMPMTYFTRITRGILLKGNTIGQIVPNILPIIIIAVILVFLTGKIFRTKLD, from the coding sequence ATGAAATTAAAGCATTTTCAAGGTATTTCACTAGCACGTCTGACGGGCTTAATCCGCAAAGAGTTTATTTTGATCACTCGGGATCGTGGCACGATTGCGATGCTGGTCATTTTACCTATTATGTTGCTCATTCTTTTTGGCTTTGCCATTGAATTTGATCCTAAGCATTTACCGACCACCATTATTAGTTACGACAACACGCCACTAACGCGAAGTTATGTGAGTGGGCTTGAGGCCTCCGGTTACTTTAAGGTGCAGACCAAAGCATCTAGTGAGTATGAAAAAGACCAAGATTTTGCCAACAGTAAAATCAGTTTGGCTTTCACCATCCCTCCTAATTTTACCCGAAAATACATTCGTAATGAAAACCCACAATTATTGGTGGAAATTGATGGTTCTGATCCGGGAAGTAGTGCCGGCGCGTTGGGTAATGCATTGCCTATACTGAATCAAACGCTGGATTCTTTTAATAAACAAGGTTTAGGCTCTCCTTCACCGACAAAATCATCAAGAAGTGTGAATCTGACCATCCATCGGCTTTATAATGAAGCCAATATTAGTTCTTATAATATTGTTCCAGGTCTGATAGGTGTATTACTTACTCTAACAATGGTGATGCTGACTTCCACTGCCATTACCTCGGAAAAAGAAGCAGGCACAATGGAAATGCTGTTGAGTACCCCGTTAAAACCAACGGAGATTATTCTGGGTAAGGTGATACCCTATATCGTTTTAGGTTATTTGCAGTTAACCAGTATTTTAGTTTTTGGTAAGTTGCTCATTAATATTCCTACAGAAGGCAGTATTTTATTACTTTATATTGCTGCAGCGCCCTTTATTATTGCTAACTTAATGGTCGGGATGATTTTTTCCACTCTTGCCAGTACACCGATGCAAGCGATGCAGCTTAGTGTTTTTTATCAATTACCCTCTATGTTTTTGTCGGGTTATATTTTTTCTTTTTATGGCATGCCGGGCTGGGCTCAAGTAATTGGGTCCTGCATGCCGATGACTTATTTTACGCGCATAACGCGGGGGATTTTATTGAAAGGCAATACTATAGGCCAAATTGTGCCAAATATTTTACCAATTATTATAATCGCCGTGATTTTAGTTTTCTTAACGGGAAAAATATTTAGAACAAAACTTGATTAA
- a CDS encoding ABC transporter ATP-binding protein — translation MNDLAIDVTNLTKEFDKKLAVDHISIQVEKGAIFGFLGSNGSGKTTTIRMICGLLSPTDGSGYCLGYDIRTQSDEIKKHTGYMPQKFSFYTGLTVYENLRFVADIFQVKNSKQVIEEMIEDLELERYRKVQAGNLSGGWKQRLALACSLLHKPQMLFLDEPTAGVDPKARKEFWDYLHKISSRDGTTILVTTHYMDEAEKCTDLAYINIGKLLYAGRTNDLVPQSHVKTYVPEITRQEQNALMEQINGSYPNVLVSIVNNELRISSRNYESLRKLIEEHSEVSFKEVTPSFEEVFIGLMR, via the coding sequence ATGAATGATCTTGCCATTGATGTAACTAATTTAACTAAAGAGTTTGATAAAAAACTGGCGGTTGATCATATTTCGATACAAGTAGAGAAGGGGGCCATATTCGGCTTTCTTGGTTCCAATGGTAGTGGTAAGACGACGACTATTCGTATGATCTGTGGTTTATTATCCCCCACTGATGGTTCGGGGTATTGCTTAGGCTATGACATTCGTACGCAAAGCGATGAGATCAAAAAGCACACTGGCTATATGCCACAAAAATTCAGTTTTTATACCGGGTTAACCGTCTATGAAAATCTACGTTTTGTCGCTGATATTTTCCAAGTAAAAAACTCAAAGCAAGTAATTGAGGAAATGATCGAGGATTTGGAACTGGAGCGTTATCGTAAAGTACAGGCTGGCAATTTATCTGGTGGTTGGAAGCAGCGTCTGGCTTTGGCGTGCAGTTTACTGCATAAACCGCAAATGCTCTTTTTAGATGAGCCTACAGCCGGTGTGGACCCTAAAGCTCGCAAAGAGTTTTGGGATTATTTACATAAGATTTCCTCACGCGATGGCACCACCATTTTGGTGACTACCCATTATATGGACGAGGCGGAAAAGTGTACGGATTTAGCTTACATCAACATTGGGAAATTATTGTACGCCGGGCGCACTAACGACTTGGTTCCGCAATCCCATGTTAAAACCTACGTGCCGGAGATAACACGACAAGAGCAAAATGCATTAATGGAGCAAATTAATGGCAGTTATCCTAACGTTCTAGTTTCAATTGTTAATAATGAATTACGCATCTCCTCCCGGAATTATGAGTCCTTGCGGAAGCTTATCGAGGAGCACTCTGAGGTATCCTTTAAAGAAGTAACGCCCTCTTTTGAAGAGGTATTTATTGGGCTAATGCGATGA